From Sphaerochaeta sp., a single genomic window includes:
- a CDS encoding bifunctional 5,10-methylenetetrahydrofolate dehydrogenase/5,10-methenyltetrahydrofolate cyclohydrolase, whose translation MQLLTGKEVAEHVYEEIKRGLAEHPGLMPTLAVILVGDDPASETYVASKRKMCEKLGFGHLDYHLPPTTTMEELLRLVETLNHNDAVDGILVQSPLPRGLDENKVIEAIDPEKDVDGFHPVNVGRTLIGIPSLISCTPYGVLEMLDYYHIPTQGKHVVIIGRSNIVGKPLASLLIQKGRDATVTVCHSRTQDLPSLTRTADILMVAVGKAGFVTPDMVKDGAVVFDIGINRVDDPLARKGYRVVGDVDFDAVAPKCQAITPVPGGVGVMTIAMLMHNTLQAALS comes from the coding sequence ATGCAGTTGCTCACCGGGAAAGAAGTAGCCGAACATGTCTATGAAGAGATCAAGCGGGGATTGGCCGAACATCCCGGCCTGATGCCCACGCTGGCCGTCATTCTTGTCGGTGATGATCCTGCCAGCGAAACGTATGTGGCGAGCAAACGGAAGATGTGCGAGAAACTGGGCTTCGGACATCTGGACTACCATCTTCCTCCCACCACCACGATGGAGGAACTCCTTCGTCTGGTGGAAACGCTGAACCACAATGATGCCGTCGATGGTATTCTGGTGCAGAGTCCGTTGCCCCGTGGATTGGATGAAAACAAGGTCATTGAAGCCATCGATCCTGAAAAGGACGTGGACGGATTCCATCCGGTCAACGTCGGCCGTACGTTGATCGGCATACCGTCGTTGATCAGCTGCACGCCGTATGGCGTATTGGAAATGCTGGACTATTATCATATTCCCACCCAAGGCAAACATGTGGTGATCATCGGACGGAGCAACATCGTCGGAAAACCCCTGGCATCCCTGTTGATCCAGAAAGGACGGGACGCTACGGTGACGGTCTGCCATTCCCGTACCCAGGATCTTCCTTCTTTGACGCGTACCGCCGACATTCTGATGGTGGCCGTGGGAAAAGCGGGATTCGTCACTCCGGATATGGTCAAAGACGGAGCGGTGGTGTTTGACATCGGCATCAACCGGGTTGACGATCCTCTGGCAAGGAAAGGATACCGGGTGGTCGGGGACGTGGATTTCGACGCCGTGGCGCCGAAATGCCAGGCCATCACACCGGTTCCCGGTGGCGTTGGGGTGATGACCATCGCCATGCTGATGCACAACACGCTGCAGGCGGCCCTGTCATGA
- a CDS encoding YbaK/EbsC family protein: MVERQTTATVEEAAQALGVVPGRIAKTMAFHGPSEETVIMIVAAGDVKISNGPFKRQFGLKARMLDNETCERLTGHHPGGVCPFDLDHHPVEVWLDASLKRFSTVYPACGSSDSCIELTIAQLEETSKAKGWVDVCKLPESIQQET; this comes from the coding sequence ATGGTGGAACGACAGACCACGGCAACGGTGGAGGAAGCGGCACAAGCCCTTGGTGTGGTACCCGGAAGAATCGCCAAGACGATGGCGTTCCACGGTCCCAGCGAAGAAACCGTCATCATGATCGTCGCCGCCGGGGACGTGAAGATATCCAACGGTCCGTTCAAACGGCAGTTTGGCCTCAAGGCCCGAATGCTGGATAATGAAACCTGTGAACGACTTACCGGCCATCATCCTGGTGGGGTTTGTCCGTTTGACCTGGATCATCATCCGGTCGAAGTCTGGCTGGACGCATCTCTTAAACGATTCTCCACCGTGTATCCTGCATGCGGAAGTAGTGATTCCTGTATTGAACTCACCATTGCCCAGCTTGAGGAAACCAGCAAGGCAAAAGGGTGGGTGGATGTGTGCAAACTCCCTGAATCCATCCAACAAGAAACCTGA
- a CDS encoding phosphoribosyltransferase, whose protein sequence is MEKEFISGDMIRDNALKLVHHMYKDDGFVPDVIYASLRGGAYMANVFSEYYKMVRLREHGRPVFYAAVVARSYGFLRDQTKVMVDGWTYSPKFLRTGDKVLLVDDIFDTGKTVNALGTIIMERGIPRSDLKIAVYDYKVPEYKKEEALPIQPDYYCRKHIINSPEEDRWIHYNCHEFIGLTKEEIDTHYSDPEVRAILHEVRGDT, encoded by the coding sequence ATGGAAAAAGAATTCATCAGCGGCGATATGATCAGGGACAACGCGTTGAAGCTTGTCCATCACATGTACAAGGATGATGGATTCGTTCCGGATGTCATTTACGCAAGCCTGCGTGGCGGCGCGTACATGGCCAACGTCTTTTCCGAGTATTACAAGATGGTGCGGCTCCGGGAGCATGGAAGACCGGTCTTCTATGCCGCCGTGGTCGCACGCAGTTATGGCTTCCTCCGTGACCAGACCAAAGTGATGGTCGATGGCTGGACCTATTCCCCGAAGTTCCTCCGCACCGGGGACAAAGTACTCCTGGTGGATGATATCTTCGATACCGGCAAGACGGTCAACGCATTGGGGACGATCATCATGGAACGGGGAATCCCCCGGAGTGATCTGAAGATCGCCGTGTATGATTACAAGGTTCCGGAATACAAGAAAGAGGAAGCGCTTCCCATCCAGCCGGATTACTACTGCAGAAAACATATCATCAACTCTCCTGAAGAAGATCGTTGGATCCATTACAACTGTCATGAATTCATCGGACTGACCAAGGAGGAGATCGATACCCACTACAGCGACCCGGAAGTCCGGGCAATCCTCCACGAAGTTCGTGGAGATACGTGA
- the map gene encoding type I methionyl aminopeptidase: protein MIQLKTEEQIDGIRKSCHLVAWLMEEVGKFLKPGITTHDIDTFCYDFTIAHGAKPAYLNFEGFPATACVSVNEEIIHGIPSKEKRIKEGDLVDLDLGTNLNGYYSDMSRTFVIGGKTDPKWQKLNDVTAECLQLGMEAAGRPHARIQDIGEAVFKHADAYHFGVVRDYCGHGVGLAVHEDPEIPNYTSPMMPNPRIKEGMVLAIEPMINLGTKNIRTMPNGWTVVTADGLPSSHWENTVAITKNGLEILTVTD from the coding sequence ATGATTCAGTTGAAGACAGAGGAACAGATTGACGGCATCCGCAAGAGCTGCCATCTTGTCGCTTGGTTGATGGAAGAGGTGGGGAAGTTCCTCAAACCGGGGATCACCACCCATGACATCGACACATTTTGTTATGATTTCACCATCGCTCATGGAGCGAAACCGGCGTATCTGAATTTCGAAGGATTCCCTGCGACGGCATGCGTTTCCGTCAATGAGGAGATCATCCATGGAATCCCCAGCAAGGAAAAGCGAATCAAAGAAGGCGATCTGGTTGACCTGGATCTTGGCACCAACCTGAACGGATATTATTCCGATATGTCCCGGACGTTCGTCATCGGTGGCAAGACGGATCCCAAATGGCAGAAACTCAACGACGTGACCGCCGAATGCCTTCAGCTTGGCATGGAAGCGGCGGGAAGACCGCACGCCCGTATCCAGGACATTGGCGAAGCGGTGTTCAAGCACGCTGACGCCTATCATTTCGGTGTGGTCCGTGATTACTGCGGACATGGTGTCGGTCTTGCCGTGCATGAGGATCCGGAAATCCCCAACTATACCTCTCCGATGATGCCCAATCCGAGGATCAAGGAAGGGATGGTGCTTGCCATCGAACCGATGATCAACCTGGGGACGAAGAACATCCGCACCATGCCCAACGGCTGGACGGTAGTGACGGCTGACGGCCTTCCTTCCTCCCACTGGGAGAATACGGTGGCCATCACGAAGAACGGACTTGAGATTCTTACGGTGACCGATTGA
- the nusB gene encoding transcription antitermination factor NusB, protein MKTRHKARELALQTLYAMDFNHTLDKDHIPATLAGMTDEEYNALEEEVKVFSKYLVAGTVENLAEIDQLIGQFSLNRPVDKIDVVDRNILRLSVFCFLYDKGIHPHVVIDEAVKLSQDFSTDVTYKFINGILDSMSKKLHLGDEKDSTNDSVEDRGTD, encoded by the coding sequence ATGAAGACGCGTCATAAGGCGAGAGAGCTTGCCTTGCAGACATTGTACGCGATGGATTTCAACCACACGTTGGACAAGGACCACATCCCCGCCACTTTGGCGGGGATGACCGATGAGGAATACAACGCGTTGGAAGAAGAGGTGAAGGTGTTCAGCAAGTATCTGGTAGCCGGTACGGTGGAGAACCTTGCCGAGATCGATCAGTTGATCGGACAGTTCTCTCTGAACCGGCCGGTGGACAAGATTGATGTGGTTGACCGGAACATCCTGCGCCTTTCCGTGTTTTGTTTCTTGTATGACAAAGGCATCCACCCCCATGTGGTCATTGACGAGGCGGTGAAACTTAGTCAGGATTTTTCCACGGACGTGACCTATAAGTTCATCAACGGTATTCTTGATTCGATGAGCAAGAAGTTGCATCTTGGGGATGAGAAGGATAGTACAAATGATTCAGTTGAAGACAGAGGAACAGATTGA
- a CDS encoding peptidylprolyl isomerase — MKRFTVVLSIVLLSMSGLFAAAINSPAATVYLTKTTVISMDQLNAKVKSYQDAYTAQGQDPTKVDTMDVLNTMVNDELFRQGAARDKVIITDSMIDQAYNQVKSQYNAAGATDDQFVQVINRTYGSIQAYRDLLRDQLLVQQYLLSKEPDIINAAVTVTDAEIQTAYRRNKAQLVLPENVKISHIYIPFDKDSAKDAQNKATLEQVAKKLKAGSLSFEQAVTQYSQDTDSKDKAGDIGWLTVDNTQALQSLGQTFVDTAFSTPVGSTSDVVVSNSGYHIIKILAHNDAKILALDDKTGPDTTQTVREYLKAQLQSTKQQENYQKAINALLADLHKQATIKILYSNK; from the coding sequence ATGAAACGATTCACAGTTGTCCTATCCATCGTCCTGCTCTCCATGAGCGGATTGTTTGCCGCAGCGATCAACAGCCCAGCGGCTACCGTGTATCTGACCAAAACGACCGTCATCTCGATGGATCAACTGAATGCCAAGGTGAAGAGTTATCAGGATGCGTATACGGCACAGGGGCAGGACCCAACCAAAGTGGATACGATGGACGTGCTCAATACGATGGTCAACGATGAGTTGTTCCGCCAGGGGGCCGCGCGGGACAAGGTGATCATCACCGATTCGATGATCGACCAAGCGTACAACCAGGTGAAAAGCCAGTACAACGCAGCAGGCGCTACGGATGACCAGTTCGTCCAGGTGATCAACCGGACCTACGGTTCCATCCAGGCGTACCGCGACCTGCTTCGCGACCAGCTTCTCGTCCAGCAGTACCTGTTGTCCAAGGAGCCGGACATCATCAACGCGGCGGTGACGGTCACCGATGCGGAAATCCAGACGGCATACCGCAGGAACAAGGCCCAGTTGGTGTTGCCGGAGAACGTGAAGATCAGCCACATTTACATTCCGTTTGACAAGGACAGCGCCAAGGACGCCCAGAACAAAGCGACGTTGGAGCAGGTGGCCAAGAAGCTGAAGGCTGGTTCCCTTTCCTTTGAGCAGGCTGTCACCCAGTACAGCCAGGATACGGACAGCAAGGACAAGGCGGGGGACATCGGTTGGCTTACCGTAGACAACACCCAGGCGTTGCAGTCCCTCGGACAGACATTCGTCGATACGGCGTTCTCCACCCCGGTGGGTTCGACCAGTGATGTGGTGGTGAGTAATTCCGGTTACCATATCATCAAGATTCTGGCCCACAATGACGCAAAGATTCTGGCGCTGGACGACAAGACCGGACCGGATACCACCCAGACGGTACGTGAATACCTGAAGGCGCAGCTGCAAAGCACCAAACAACAGGAAAACTACCAGAAGGCGATCAACGCGTTGCTTGCCGATCTGCACAAGCAGGCGACGATCAAGATTCTGTATTCCAACAAATAG
- the secG gene encoding preprotein translocase subunit SecG: MGVLSVILLVLFIIVCLLLIFIVAIQDEDSQGLGGIFGGASTSAFGSRVGSVVNKFTAILGGVFMVLALVVALLNKTPSQDKLLEQVQTNQVQQTTEWWNQSSDAAAASETAPAAN, encoded by the coding sequence ATGGGTGTGTTGAGTGTGATTCTGTTGGTTCTCTTTATTATCGTGTGCCTGTTGCTTATCTTCATCGTGGCCATCCAGGATGAGGACAGTCAGGGTCTTGGTGGGATTTTCGGAGGTGCGAGTACCTCGGCTTTCGGATCCCGCGTAGGGTCTGTGGTCAACAAGTTCACGGCAATCCTCGGCGGCGTCTTCATGGTGCTGGCGTTGGTCGTCGCGCTTTTGAACAAGACTCCGTCCCAGGACAAACTGCTGGAGCAGGTGCAGACCAATCAGGTCCAGCAGACGACGGAATGGTGGAATCAGTCTTCTGATGCCGCCGCCGCAAGTGAAACGGCTCCCGCAGCCAACTGA
- the tpiA gene encoding triose-phosphate isomerase, giving the protein MRTPYIAGNWKMNLTPSEGAKLAGELAKAVKGTSHKVMIAPTFVSLPAVVAAVKGSKIIVAAQNMNDHESGAFTGEVSAKQLLDLGVRTVILGHSERRHIYGESNELINRKVLFALQNGMDVDLCVGETLDERESGNLEKVLSDQITIGLSGVTKEQMKHITIAYEPVWAIGTGKTATPEDADNAHAYIRQLVAKCYDDAVAEELIIQYGGSVKASNVKALMAKKNIDGALVGGASLSVEQFLPIINFDK; this is encoded by the coding sequence ATGAGAACTCCGTATATCGCAGGAAACTGGAAAATGAATCTTACCCCCAGCGAAGGCGCAAAGCTCGCCGGGGAACTTGCCAAGGCCGTCAAGGGGACATCCCACAAGGTGATGATCGCCCCGACGTTCGTCTCACTTCCCGCCGTTGTCGCGGCGGTGAAGGGAAGCAAGATCATCGTTGCAGCCCAGAACATGAACGACCACGAGAGTGGCGCGTTCACCGGGGAAGTCAGCGCCAAGCAGTTGCTTGACCTTGGCGTCCGCACGGTGATTCTTGGGCACAGCGAGCGGCGTCACATCTATGGCGAGTCCAATGAGTTGATCAACCGCAAGGTCCTGTTCGCCCTGCAAAATGGGATGGATGTGGATCTTTGTGTGGGTGAGACCTTGGATGAGCGGGAGAGCGGTAATCTGGAGAAGGTGCTTTCTGACCAGATCACCATCGGACTTTCCGGTGTCACCAAAGAGCAGATGAAGCACATCACCATTGCCTATGAGCCGGTGTGGGCCATTGGTACGGGGAAGACGGCTACTCCTGAGGATGCGGACAACGCCCATGCGTATATCCGTCAATTGGTTGCCAAATGCTACGACGATGCTGTTGCAGAAGAACTGATAATACAGTATGGTGGTTCCGTGAAAGCTTCCAATGTCAAGGCGTTGATGGCAAAGAAGAACATCGACGGCGCCCTTGTGGGTGGTGCGTCATTGTCCGTCGAGCAGTTCCTGCCCATCATCAACTTCGACAAATAA
- a CDS encoding phosphoglycerate kinase — protein MKLNTIRDYDFNGKRVVIRVDFNVPVKDGVVTDDTRIKAALPTINYLLDHGASLVVMSHFGRPKGKKNPEFSMAPIAKKFQEDLGKKVTLAPDVIGPEVEKEVKSLKKGDVLLLENVRFYPQEEANDPEFAKTLASYGDVYVNDAFGTAHRAHASTEGVAHYLPSFAGLLIEKEVKFMAPLLENPEHPFVVIIGGSKVSSKISVLESMLKTCDTIVIGGGMAYTFQAVLGHKIGKSLVEPDFFDTAKEFLAKAKEKGVKVILPVDNQCGDSFDENTPKTYIDGVEIPDDKMGMDIGPKTVALIKDALKDAKSVVWNGPMGVFEFANFAQGTQEVAKALAECKGITVVGGGDSVAAINKFHLADKVSHVSTGGGASLEFLEGKNLPGIAALEKK, from the coding sequence ATGAAGCTGAACACAATCAGGGATTACGATTTCAACGGGAAACGTGTTGTCATCCGCGTTGATTTCAACGTGCCGGTGAAAGACGGCGTCGTTACGGACGACACCAGAATCAAAGCCGCGTTGCCGACGATCAACTATTTGCTCGATCATGGTGCAAGCCTGGTCGTGATGAGCCATTTTGGCAGACCAAAAGGGAAGAAGAACCCCGAGTTCTCCATGGCCCCGATCGCCAAGAAATTCCAAGAAGACCTTGGCAAAAAGGTCACCTTGGCCCCGGATGTGATCGGCCCTGAGGTGGAAAAGGAAGTCAAGTCGCTGAAGAAAGGTGACGTCCTGCTTCTGGAGAACGTCCGCTTCTATCCCCAGGAAGAAGCCAATGACCCCGAGTTCGCAAAGACACTCGCCAGCTATGGTGATGTGTATGTGAACGACGCGTTCGGCACGGCCCATCGCGCCCACGCGTCCACTGAGGGAGTCGCCCATTATCTTCCTTCGTTCGCCGGTCTGTTGATCGAGAAAGAGGTGAAGTTCATGGCTCCTCTGTTGGAGAATCCTGAGCATCCGTTCGTCGTCATCATCGGCGGCAGCAAGGTTTCTTCCAAGATCTCCGTGTTGGAGAGCATGCTGAAGACCTGCGATACCATCGTCATCGGCGGCGGTATGGCCTATACGTTCCAGGCGGTGCTTGGACACAAGATCGGCAAGAGCCTGGTGGAGCCTGATTTCTTCGACACCGCCAAGGAGTTCCTTGCCAAGGCGAAAGAGAAGGGCGTCAAGGTCATCCTGCCGGTTGACAACCAATGCGGTGACAGTTTTGACGAGAACACGCCGAAGACTTACATCGATGGCGTGGAGATTCCTGATGACAAGATGGGTATGGATATCGGACCGAAGACCGTCGCTCTGATCAAGGACGCGTTGAAGGACGCCAAGTCCGTCGTATGGAACGGGCCGATGGGCGTGTTCGAGTTCGCCAACTTCGCCCAGGGCACCCAGGAAGTCGCAAAGGCCCTGGCAGAGTGCAAGGGAATCACGGTTGTTGGCGGAGGTGACTCCGTCGCGGCGATCAACAAGTTCCATCTTGCCGACAAGGTTTCCCACGTCTCCACCGGTGGTGGCGCGTCGCTCGAGTTCCTGGAAGGAAAGAACCTTCCTGGTATTGCCGCGCTGGAGAAGAAATGA
- a CDS encoding hemolysin family protein, translated as MSFFQRLMHRHKRPVCAQELAEQEERKERQTMIEGIQDLEDKTVKEVMVPRIDVQFIPVNISHDAFITIMQESGFSRYPVYEKSIDNIVGVLYAKDILRNGDNKPFSVRTLMRPPYFVPESKHLDDLLHEFKRRKVHIAIAVDEYGGVSGIICMEDILEVIVGEIQDEFDSDGPEDIQSSEDGSFLVDSRTPIDQVNDELGLHLDDEENETIGGYVFELFGKIPAKGESVQDDEARYTVMGIDGHKIKGLKIVRKDQTSR; from the coding sequence ATGAGTTTTTTCCAACGATTGATGCATCGCCACAAACGTCCTGTTTGCGCCCAGGAACTTGCCGAACAGGAAGAACGCAAGGAACGGCAGACGATGATCGAGGGCATCCAGGATCTGGAGGACAAGACGGTCAAGGAAGTGATGGTCCCCCGGATTGATGTCCAGTTCATTCCGGTGAACATCAGCCACGACGCGTTCATCACCATCATGCAGGAGAGCGGCTTCTCCCGCTATCCCGTCTATGAGAAATCCATCGACAACATCGTTGGCGTGCTGTACGCCAAGGATATCCTGCGAAACGGGGACAACAAGCCGTTTTCCGTCCGTACGTTGATGCGGCCGCCGTATTTCGTGCCGGAATCCAAGCACCTGGATGACCTGCTGCATGAGTTCAAACGCAGAAAGGTCCATATTGCCATCGCCGTGGATGAATACGGCGGAGTCTCCGGCATCATCTGTATGGAGGATATCCTGGAGGTGATCGTCGGGGAGATCCAGGATGAGTTCGACAGCGATGGGCCGGAAGACATACAAAGCAGCGAGGATGGCTCGTTTCTGGTGGATTCCCGCACGCCGATCGACCAGGTCAATGACGAGCTCGGCCTGCATCTGGACGACGAGGAGAACGAGACCATCGGAGGATATGTGTTCGAACTCTTCGGCAAGATTCCCGCCAAAGGGGAAAGCGTCCAGGACGATGAGGCGCGCTATACGGTGATGGGCATCGACGGGCACAAGATCAAGGGGCTCAAAATCGTGCGCAAAGATCAAACCTCTCGTTGA
- the ybeY gene encoding rRNA maturation RNase YbeY: MMEHVIDVSYQNEQDEAAVPPDLVEGRLLAILDAIGIKENVEFSVTFVDDESIKDLNRTYRDKDEPTDILTFVQSDGDVAFPDARASEHARMLGDMVISLTSMRANADRFGVSPDEELYRLLVHGVLHLLGGDHKTNDPSEPMLQKQEAILRVLRGAAS, from the coding sequence ATGATGGAACATGTGATCGACGTCTCGTACCAGAACGAACAGGATGAAGCGGCGGTGCCGCCAGATCTGGTCGAAGGACGGCTTTTGGCCATTCTGGACGCCATTGGGATCAAGGAGAACGTGGAGTTCTCCGTTACGTTCGTGGATGACGAATCCATCAAGGATCTGAACAGAACGTACCGTGACAAAGACGAACCGACGGACATTTTGACCTTCGTGCAGTCCGATGGGGACGTGGCGTTTCCCGACGCCAGAGCTTCTGAGCACGCACGGATGCTGGGGGACATGGTGATCAGCCTGACCAGCATGCGGGCCAATGCAGACCGCTTCGGTGTCAGCCCGGACGAGGAGCTGTATCGGCTTCTGGTCCACGGGGTGCTGCACCTGCTGGGCGGGGATCACAAGACCAATGATCCATCCGAGCCGATGCTCCAAAAGCAGGAAGCGATCCTCCGTGTCCTGCGAGGAGCCGCTTCATGA
- a CDS encoding HDIG domain-containing protein, with translation MKKRSYRSGYGPQHVTAGLVVLVILMLVCSQLVPILLSSDASFAARLSLRKYKEGELCDEDVYATSSFEFIDEAKTKLAVETAKKSVLPVFSYSLNATLRSTRRMDQFISAWNTPESAPETLMAMFRQEGLSDDNQVVDRYSALSVEDRKQMLLAVQETTRYLLNNGVGRQGDIASVLGEGYTKILLQGMPSSPQANALKEKVTDVSVLATKETLDADIAQWASTYTESIKGFQLVLLEDTVRMLVSENILYDQDVTEMRRQEAAEETPNVVVRVTKGDRILTKDTVIEKGQLELLRQMAMRRSAYTVREIVGRCIFSLIVTLSALFVFMTFIPKEPRRYQYLKFAVVMVIATSIGSYFLYKQGLASAYTFSDSLIPYISGPLFVSLVSGKKRLGAVTAFLVSCYTMLLPGMNIMTFFICMINANICIYFLQHADKKIDNLFNWMYACIACLFTEVSLSMLTGSSFGDLLPVLGALLLNITLSFAFVSLLISIFESLFNLPTDSRLDELAFTENPLLDKLAASAQGTYNHSQSVSELSYEAAKAIGANAMLARVGGLYHDIGKMDYPEYFVENQGADNKQDDIKPSLSVAIIKSHVKTGIEKGT, from the coding sequence ATGAAGAAACGAAGCTACAGGTCAGGATACGGGCCGCAACATGTCACCGCTGGTTTGGTGGTGCTTGTCATCCTGATGCTGGTATGTTCCCAACTTGTCCCGATTCTCCTTTCTTCCGATGCGTCGTTCGCGGCAAGACTTTCGCTGCGCAAGTACAAGGAAGGGGAGTTGTGCGACGAGGACGTATATGCCACCAGTTCATTTGAATTCATTGATGAGGCGAAGACGAAACTTGCCGTAGAGACGGCCAAGAAGAGTGTTCTTCCGGTCTTTTCGTACTCGTTGAACGCGACGCTTCGCTCCACCCGTCGGATGGATCAGTTCATATCGGCGTGGAACACTCCAGAGTCTGCGCCCGAGACCCTCATGGCGATGTTCCGTCAGGAAGGTCTTTCTGACGACAATCAGGTGGTGGATCGATACAGCGCCCTGTCCGTGGAGGATCGGAAGCAGATGTTGCTTGCCGTGCAGGAAACGACACGGTACTTGCTGAACAACGGGGTGGGACGCCAAGGGGACATCGCATCCGTCCTGGGTGAGGGGTATACCAAGATCCTGCTCCAAGGAATGCCCTCCTCGCCACAGGCAAACGCCCTGAAGGAAAAAGTGACGGATGTCTCAGTACTTGCCACCAAGGAAACGTTGGATGCGGATATCGCCCAGTGGGCGAGCACGTATACGGAGTCCATCAAAGGGTTCCAGCTGGTGTTGCTTGAGGATACGGTGCGCATGTTGGTGTCGGAGAACATCCTGTATGATCAGGATGTGACCGAAATGCGCAGGCAGGAAGCGGCGGAGGAAACCCCCAATGTCGTCGTGCGGGTAACCAAGGGTGACCGAATCCTGACCAAGGATACGGTCATCGAAAAGGGGCAGTTGGAACTGCTTCGCCAAATGGCCATGCGCCGCAGCGCCTATACGGTGCGTGAGATTGTGGGACGATGCATCTTCTCGTTGATTGTCACGCTGAGTGCCCTGTTTGTCTTCATGACCTTTATCCCCAAAGAACCTCGACGCTACCAGTATCTGAAGTTTGCCGTCGTGATGGTGATCGCCACCAGCATCGGTTCCTATTTCCTGTACAAACAGGGGTTGGCCAGCGCCTATACGTTCTCTGATTCGTTGATCCCGTATATCTCCGGGCCGTTGTTTGTCTCGTTGGTCAGTGGCAAAAAACGGCTGGGGGCTGTGACGGCGTTTCTGGTGTCGTGTTATACGATGTTGCTCCCTGGCATGAACATCATGACGTTCTTCATCTGCATGATCAACGCCAATATCTGCATCTATTTCCTGCAGCACGCCGACAAGAAGATCGACAATCTGTTCAACTGGATGTATGCCTGTATCGCCTGTCTGTTCACCGAAGTGTCCCTCTCGATGCTGACGGGCAGTTCGTTTGGGGATCTGCTTCCCGTGTTGGGAGCGTTGCTGCTGAACATCACGCTCTCCTTCGCGTTCGTCAGCCTGTTGATCTCCATTTTCGAGAGCCTGTTCAACCTTCCCACCGATTCCCGGTTGGATGAGCTGGCGTTTACGGAGAATCCCTTGCTGGACAAACTGGCGGCGTCAGCGCAAGGCACGTATAATCACAGCCAGAGCGTTTCGGAACTTTCCTATGAGGCGGCGAAAGCCATCGGGGCGAACGCCATGCTCGCCCGGGTCGGTGGGCTGTACCACGATATCGGGAAGATGGATTACCCGGAATACTTCGTGGAGAACCAAGGGGCGGACAACAAGCAGGATGACATCAAGCCAAGCCTTTCGGTGGCCATCATCAAGAGTCATGTGAAGACGGGCATCGAGAAAGGGACGTGA
- a CDS encoding PhoH family protein, with protein sequence METHLAFDDQSEMEKVCGINDSNLPYLEVLSGCEFSTRGNVLYIQGDEERVDLVDALFDRLRHLAGSRESISEAEIFMEYQSLKGGGGEPVSWTEPQTATIMVHNRLVYPKSAQQETYIRAMQRCQIVFATGPAGTGKTFLAVSHALSLLLSGKRQKLVLTRPVVEAGESLGFLPGDLSQKINPYLRPLYDAMEALLSPSAVHKLEENGSIEIAPLAYMRGRSLQNAVVILDEAQNTTKEQMQMFLTRIGENATAIITGDVSQIDLPRGKESGLVHAVRILDGIDGIAIIPFSSRDVVRGRIVQKIIDAYAQDRKRN encoded by the coding sequence ATGGAAACACATTTGGCGTTTGATGACCAGAGCGAAATGGAGAAGGTGTGCGGCATCAATGACAGCAATCTTCCCTATCTTGAGGTGCTGTCAGGCTGTGAATTCTCCACCCGCGGCAATGTGTTGTACATCCAGGGTGATGAGGAACGGGTCGATCTGGTGGATGCGCTGTTCGATCGGCTCAGGCATCTGGCCGGCAGCAGGGAAAGCATCTCGGAAGCGGAAATCTTCATGGAGTACCAAAGCCTGAAAGGTGGTGGAGGGGAGCCGGTCTCCTGGACCGAACCCCAGACGGCTACCATCATGGTCCATAACCGGCTGGTGTACCCCAAGAGCGCCCAACAGGAAACGTATATTCGTGCCATGCAGCGTTGCCAGATCGTTTTCGCCACGGGTCCCGCCGGGACGGGGAAGACGTTCCTTGCCGTCAGCCATGCCCTGTCGCTCTTGCTCTCCGGGAAACGGCAGAAGCTGGTGCTGACCCGTCCGGTCGTCGAAGCGGGGGAGAGCCTGGGGTTTCTTCCCGGAGACTTGTCCCAGAAGATCAACCCGTACCTTCGTCCCCTGTACGATGCCATGGAAGCGTTGCTTTCCCCGTCTGCCGTCCATAAGCTGGAGGAGAACGGATCGATCGAGATTGCGCCGTTGGCCTATATGCGGGGCCGGAGCCTGCAGAACGCCGTGGTGATTTTGGATGAAGCGCAGAACACCACCAAGGAGCAGATGCAGATGTTCCTTACGCGGATCGGCGAGAATGCCACGGCGATCATCACCGGGGATGTGTCCCAGATCGATCTGCCTCGGGGAAAGGAAAGCGGCCTGGTGCATGCCGTACGCATCTTGGATGGGATTGACGGCATCGCCATCATTCCGTTCTCCAGCAGGGATGTGGTGCGTGGTCGTATTGTGCAAAAAATCATTGACGCGTATGCTCAAGACAGAAAAAGGAACTGA